A DNA window from Candidatus Melainabacteria bacterium contains the following coding sequences:
- a CDS encoding XRE family transcriptional regulator, translating to MNSHRENFSLVRALGLAIQERRLKLNLSQKELAEEAGVDRAYISNIEQAKRNPSLSAMRNLATGLRTKLSRLIGTAERIENELD from the coding sequence ATGAATAGTCATAGAGAAAATTTCTCGCTCGTGCGAGCCCTTGGCCTCGCCATACAGGAGCGGCGTTTAAAGCTAAACCTTTCGCAGAAGGAACTCGCTGAGGAAGCAGGAGTTGATCGCGCATATATCAGTAACATCGAACAAGCCAAGCGAAATCCCAGCTTGAGTGCCATGCGTAATCTCGCCACAGGATTGCGAACCAAGCTCTCCAGATTGATTGGAACCGCTGAGCGCATAGAGAACGAACTCGATTAA
- a CDS encoding PBP1A family penicillin-binding protein — translation MRFLSCIRKGSQMHTNISTNTNTRSNTDTNTDCESISNQLAKFQLSRYSLLQTTFWSLFSLSLALTVTAIGVTHLREQLRVGEAKLPTLKDANRGIQFFDRNDKYICTVRADRDRQPVALGKVSVAMQKALVAAEDHHFYQHHGIDFVGVIRAFKRNREAGHIVEGGSTITQQLVKNLYLDKNDRSYARKIKEVFLSWDAENRFSKAKIMETYLNEIYFGGGVYGIERAANNYFNKHASQLNVAESAFLAGLIKSPSVYGNPANIKLAISRQHDVLDKMAEYGYISREEAKTLKSQKLAFNKGATPIKYPYYIAFALEQVKREFGPSMWTQDLRVYTNLDPEAQKLASEKLTRGIKNAPRGVNQGALVSLNVSDSAVIAMVGGVGDYKDNQWNRALFPHTAGSCFKPFVYLAGLMNGILEPDSMINDAPLEYKEECGPAWKPKNFDGQFKGWVTVRDALINSRNICAIRIAMLTGIQPVIDAARAAGLQSKMDPYPSLALGTCAVSPLEMATAYATLARNGVYMPPQALREIDTADGKKIAFRATPSSNLPAASVATLVDAMQDVVNRGTGTQARLPGIPVAGKTGTADGARDIWFAGFTPDTVTAVWGGSDKNQAVKGHNVTGGTVVAQIWREYMSGYYAIHKPSRTLAFAKPATKFAGSLPQFNDETLLATDATTVDITHLDKIPRVEPTNVNAYQLANNVPTILANAITAKEKGVGKAFIVLAAEAAERFQKGSSETARQYTATQQSQQTPLIAQAESMQTESMQSCSDQPTPEQFAYARKMLSLQASQASQVQ, via the coding sequence ATGCGGTTTCTCTCTTGCATTCGGAAAGGCTCGCAAATGCACACAAATATCAGTACAAATACAAATACGCGATCAAATACTGACACAAATACAGATTGCGAATCAATTTCTAATCAATTGGCGAAGTTCCAACTAAGCCGCTATTCATTACTGCAAACGACCTTCTGGTCACTATTTTCACTGTCGCTCGCGCTCACAGTCACAGCCATCGGTGTGACACATTTGAGAGAACAGTTACGAGTTGGAGAGGCGAAGTTACCTACACTGAAGGACGCGAATCGCGGCATCCAATTTTTTGACCGGAACGACAAGTATATTTGCACCGTGCGGGCAGACAGAGACCGTCAACCGGTCGCGCTTGGAAAAGTATCCGTCGCCATGCAAAAGGCGCTAGTTGCCGCAGAAGATCATCACTTCTACCAACATCACGGCATAGATTTTGTAGGCGTAATTCGAGCTTTTAAGCGAAACCGGGAAGCCGGACACATTGTCGAAGGTGGCTCCACCATAACTCAACAGTTGGTGAAGAACTTGTACCTGGATAAAAATGATCGTTCTTACGCCCGTAAAATCAAGGAAGTATTCCTTTCCTGGGACGCAGAAAACCGCTTCTCGAAAGCCAAAATTATGGAGACTTACTTGAATGAGATTTACTTTGGCGGTGGCGTATATGGTATCGAAAGGGCGGCCAACAATTACTTCAATAAGCACGCTTCTCAATTAAATGTCGCCGAATCGGCATTTCTAGCCGGGCTGATCAAATCGCCGTCAGTCTATGGAAATCCGGCAAATATCAAGCTCGCTATAAGCCGCCAGCATGATGTGCTGGACAAAATGGCCGAGTACGGCTACATCTCGCGCGAAGAAGCAAAAACTCTCAAGTCACAGAAGCTAGCTTTCAATAAGGGAGCCACTCCGATCAAATATCCCTATTACATCGCATTTGCTCTTGAGCAAGTGAAAAGAGAATTCGGACCCAGCATGTGGACACAGGACCTGAGAGTGTACACAAATCTCGACCCTGAAGCTCAAAAATTGGCTAGTGAAAAACTGACTCGTGGTATCAAGAATGCACCACGCGGCGTCAACCAGGGAGCATTGGTGTCGCTCAATGTCAGTGATAGTGCTGTTATAGCAATGGTGGGAGGCGTAGGCGATTACAAAGACAATCAGTGGAATCGAGCTCTATTTCCTCACACCGCCGGCTCGTGTTTCAAACCATTTGTTTATCTAGCCGGTCTGATGAACGGCATCCTCGAGCCTGACTCGATGATCAATGATGCCCCGCTGGAATACAAGGAAGAGTGCGGTCCGGCATGGAAACCCAAAAATTTTGACGGACAGTTCAAGGGATGGGTGACCGTTCGCGATGCCTTGATTAATTCGCGAAACATTTGCGCCATTCGCATTGCAATGCTGACCGGTATTCAACCGGTGATCGACGCTGCCCGCGCTGCCGGACTGCAATCAAAAATGGATCCCTATCCATCACTGGCACTAGGAACTTGTGCGGTATCTCCACTGGAGATGGCCACGGCTTATGCCACACTAGCTAGAAATGGTGTTTACATGCCGCCGCAAGCACTGAGAGAAATAGATACTGCGGACGGCAAAAAGATTGCCTTCCGCGCTACCCCGAGCAGCAATCTACCTGCAGCTAGCGTGGCAACGCTTGTCGATGCGATGCAAGATGTAGTCAACAGAGGTACCGGCACACAGGCACGCCTGCCAGGAATACCAGTTGCCGGCAAAACGGGCACCGCTGACGGCGCCAGAGATATCTGGTTTGCTGGGTTCACACCCGATACAGTGACGGCGGTCTGGGGCGGCAGTGATAAGAATCAAGCCGTTAAGGGTCACAATGTCACAGGCGGCACCGTAGTGGCTCAAATCTGGCGCGAGTATATGAGCGGCTACTATGCCATTCACAAACCCTCCCGAACTCTGGCATTTGCAAAACCAGCAACAAAATTTGCCGGGTCGCTTCCTCAATTCAACGATGAAACTCTGCTGGCGACTGACGCCACCACCGTGGACATAACTCATCTGGATAAAATACCGCGCGTAGAGCCAACCAATGTGAATGCCTATCAGTTGGCAAACAATGTCCCAACCATCCTCGCCAATGCCATAACGGCAAAAGAGAAAGGTGTCGGCAAGGCATTTATAGTCCTGGCAGCAGAGGCCGCTGAGCGTTTCCAGAAAGGTTCGAGTGAAACAGCTCGCCAATACACGGCTACGCAGCAATCACAACAAACGCCACTGATTGCACAGGCAGAATCGATGCAGACAGAATCGATGCAGTCATGCTCGGACCAACCTACGCCTGAACAATTCGCATACGCCCGAAAAATGCTTTCATTGCAAGCGAGCCAGGCATCGCAGGTTCAGTAG